Sequence from the Thermothelomyces thermophilus ATCC 42464 chromosome 2, complete sequence genome:
gagaaaaaaaaattaacGTACGCATCCGCATCCGCATTCGCATCTGGATCACCAAGTCTCGGCGATATACTGGCCCGCCTCCTTCTTCAAGTTCCAGAACGTCTGCGCCTCCTCCCGCTCGAGGTTGCCCTTGATCATGGCAACCTCGACGAGGGCCTTCTCGACGCCCTCTCCCATGCCCTTGCTGCTGCCGCAGACAAAGACGCGGCCGTCGACCGAGTTGATGATGTACCACACCAGGTCGGCCTGCGCCTTGACCTCCTCCTGGACGTAGCGGCcctcgccgcggcggctCTGCACCACCTTCTTGACCTCGTCCTCGTGCACGCCCCACTCGCCGCTGTAGAGCTCGTCGACGAGCGAGTCGCGCACGCCCTGCAGCACCCAGACCTTGTTGGCGCAGCTGGCCGTCTTCAGGCGCCGCTGGACGAAGCCGCGGAACGGCGCGATGCCGACGCCCGCCCCGATCAGCAGCATCGGCCCGTCCGTCACGAACTGCTTGGCCAGGGGGTTCGCCATGAGGCCCTTGAACATGGGGATGTAGAACTCCGGATCGCGCTCGCCGCGCGCCTGCGCGTCGAGGAACCGCAGCGCCTGCCGCTGGAAGAAGCCCGACCCGACGCCAGTCCGCTTCCCCGTCCGCCAGTCGGCGGTTTCGTGCACCGTCACCGCGATTTCGATCAGGCGGTGCTGCTCCCCGTCGCGCGTCAGGAACGACTCGTGCGGGTCGTTGGACAGCGAGTAGAAGCGGGGCATCAGCGGAGGGAGGACGGAGAGGAGCTGGTCCAGGGGCGGCTTGGCGCTCGGGAAGGCATGCAGGAGCTGGACGAGCGTGATGTGCGGCCCGGTGCGGAAGTCGCAGAACACGCCCTGGCCCTCGGCCGAGCAGAGGAAGAGCAGGATCTTGCGCTCGTTTGCGTCCGTCGCGTGCTCGGCGAGGACGCGGAGGATCTGCTTTGTCGGCGGGTACGATTGGACATCGGAGCACCAGGTCAACAGATCTCTCCGCGTGGTGACGAGCTCGCGGGCCTTGTCGTCGCCCCAGACGGTGGGCCATCTTCCCTTGGTCGTGCGCAGCAAGACCGGCTTGTCGCGCAGGAAGCGAGGCACGAGGAGCAGGTCGAGAATCTCCTCGACCAGCGACGCCTCGTTGGGCGCTGACACGCCGATGGCGCCGCCAACTTTGAAGTCCACCCCTTCGCCTTCGGGGTAGTTTGTAACATCGAGATCGAAGTGGAACGTCCGTTTCTCGGCCCCCGGCCGTGTCAGTTCGCGGGCGTTGTGGATGCGCGCGGGGAAGACGTGGTGCGGGGGGTGCGGCTGGACAAACGAGGGCGGCTGTATCCGCGTGTCGAGATCCTCCAGCCCGAGGTTGTGTAACCTCTTTTCAATGTCGCCCGCGGGGGCGGTCGGGCTGTCCGCGCCCAGCGAAACACCCGAGTCTGTCGGAGACGGGACATTGGAGGGCCGTCGAAGCGGTTGCAGAAACACGGTCTGCTCGGGGAGATCGCAGACGCTGTTCAGGGTCGCAGGGATCTGATCGATCTTCAGGCACAGCGACCGATATGCATCGTTGTCAGGAAACTCGATCTGCTCAATCTCGACGTCGTCCTGCTTTGGCCGCCCAAGACCGAGGCAGCAACCGCCTCCGCAGCATCGGCGGATCAGTTGGGTCGTGGTCTCGCCCGTGATGCGTTGCACATCGGCCGGGCTCTGGGCGATCAGGCGCGTCGATgcgcgccggcggcgtggCTCTGGCTGGCGGGGCTCTTCCAATTCGTGCTCGTCAGACGAATCGGAATATGTAAGCGAGGGCGCGGCCGACGGCCCAGGGTGAGGTTCCTCGGGAACGCTCGCGGCCGAATGCTCGGCCAGGAGACGATCAATCTGCGTGGCCATGGTTGTCCTGTTCTGGGACGTATCGGGGCTACTGCTTGATACTTGCGGAGTGCAGAAGGGGCGAGAGCGGTGCAAAGGGGTCTGAATTATAGGAGACGGAAGGCAGGAGTCGGAAGGCTGGGTTCATGACCGAAAATTGCGGATTAACTCGGGTAAGGGCTTCGATGTGGGTCAATCCAGCCCGTGAGGCGATCTGTCCGGCCAAGGTTCGGCTGTTAAAACACTTGTGGTTGCTCTTGGTGATTTCGGCGCCTCGCCTCGTCAGACTCGAGATGAGAAGTTGAGAATTCTTCCTGCGTGGGAGACTAGTGATCTTTAACGATGCAACCGTCATGCCC
This genomic interval carries:
- a CDS encoding flavo protein pyridine nucleotide cytochrome reductase-like protein (Flavoprotein pyridine nucleotide cytochrome reductase-like protein); its protein translation is MATQIDRLLAEHSAASVPEEPHPGPSAAPSLTYSDSSDEHELEEPRQPEPRRRRASTRLIAQSPADVQRITGETTTQLIRRCCGGGCCLGLGRPKQDDVEIEQIEFPDNDAYRSLCLKIDQIPATLNSVCDLPEQTVFLQPLRRPSNVPSPTDSGVSLGADSPTAPAGDIEKRLHNLGLEDLDTRIQPPSFVQPHPPHHVFPARIHNARELTRPGAEKRTFHFDLDVTNYPEGEGVDFKVGGAIGVSAPNEASLVEEILDLLLVPRFLRDKPVLLRTTKGRWPTVWGDDKARELVTTRRDLLTWCSDVQSYPPTKQILRVLAEHATDANERKILLFLCSAEGQGVFCDFRTGPHITLVQLLHAFPSAKPPLDQLLSVLPPLMPRFYSLSNDPHESFLTRDGEQHRLIEIAVTVHETADWRTGKRTGVGSGFFQRQALRFLDAQARGERDPEFYIPMFKGLMANPLAKQFVTDGPMLLIGAGVGIAPFRGFVQRRLKTASCANKVWVLQGVRDSLVDELYSGEWGVHEDEVKKVVQSRRGEGRYVQEEVKAQADLVWYIINSVDGRVFVCGSSKGMGEGVEKALVEVAMIKGNLEREEAQTFWNLKKEAGQYIAETW